cctacacgatcccgatatcgtgtagaccgacatatccgagattcagcgcgatccgacgatttaacgacactgcacccacggatcgcgcgatatggaaaatccgttcggggttcaaacggactccgaatcgagatccgcgaaatcctatgcgctcgtgacgacacgagggtcacaaaactgcacagaattacatcactaccctcgcccacgcgctccagcacgcgcgggcagctttgggtgtccaaagcgatttcaggtggccgaaaaatctcggaaccaagactccaaactcctaccctaggtaaaacaccccatttggagtcacttttgttcttggacaaccaccaaaaagtgaccaaaaatggtagtttcgagcggccgaagttccggccagatttcaattcgaaaatcgaaccccttagagctaaaatcgatcgaagcccatatgcccatcagctagagcacgaaaaatagctgagaaaccataccttactcgatcgatttggtggagaaacgaaggagaattttgagctggaagtttgggtagcttcggacgaacctccgtcggaaaacacgattttccagccagctcagggcggccccggggtggaggttggtcaggttgcgacggcgacacggaggcggacccgatggtacccatggcggagatcagctcggcctgtggtggccgggccgtcgcttGGAAGGCGAAGGGTCGCACGACCCAAAACGCGCGGAAGgatagagagaggagagagagaaaactgacgggggagaagagagagcgctataaaaatctgactttttgaccaaattaccattttgcccttcgcgatttttagaccataacttcttcgttacagctccgattcgggtctactccgtgtctacgaactcagttcgccgcgctctacgtaatggcgcaagcggaattcccaaattctttctcgattaaaaagtcaaaattttccccattaaaatatgcgagggcaaattggtctttttgctaaaagatattttccttactttttagatattttctttctttttagatattttgttttgggttcttacaaatGTGAGTCTTCCCACACCTACTATATGGAAGGTGGGCCTAGTGGAGTGGAACTTGTGCCTCACCTGGATAATTTGTTAGGataggtttttatttatttttttaaaatgaaattaatttgtttagtttaatatttataattaagtaatatcttaaagtaattattttttaattattatttcttggCATCACTATTCTCTCAAAAAAATTCCACCTTAGGTTTTCTCAACTTTTATTCCACTTAGGTTATGAAactttatttaatatatacaaGAGCATAAATTCTCCTATGCGGACGTTCGTGTGTTAttattaggggtgggcatcgggACAGGAAAATCGGAACACCGAATCGAaccggtgaaaaaaaaaaggggaaaaaaaaccagttgaccaaaaaagtcaacaaaccgGATCGGAATCGGACCGAACTAGTTCCAATCGATTCCGGTTTCGATTTTACACAGCACCACACCGGACCGGACTGAACCAGACCagtcacatatatatatttataaaattttaaaatatgtcatattttaaattttataatcactatttttttaaaagttcaacttcaaaaaatttctaaatgtatgaattggattatttgttaatttttaagccaaaaaaataagttatttattataactgaaaaaaattaaattaataattcagTTCAAAACCAGAACCAAACCGGccaatttttgaatttttttttgcctaaacCAAATCGAACCGGACCGTTTAAATAGTATTGATTCCGGTTTGAGGTGAGAACCAGACCGAACCAAACTGCGCCCACCcctatttattattatgtgAACGCTCATTCCTGCTTTTCTCCCGGTTTACAATGACATCTGCACAGTAATAATATGTGAACATTCGAATGAGAGAATAATTGTATACAATAGACTATAAAATAGTTACTTAATTGTGTGGAAAGAAACTGAGTAATGAAATGTTATATATAAAggcaagaaaataaatttaaaactcCTATACCTACCCATAAAACTCATTGTGAGAATAAACTGCGTaatgcaagaaaaaatatttgtttgatttatgagaataacaaaaaaaaaaaaaaaagtcatatttttttttctttttattttaagaattaAGAAGGCAATAGTACTTACACACATTATACGGATACTAAAAGCACTATAGATCATTTGCAATAAGTTTATACTTTGATGTATAGTCCGTTCTTCAATATTCTCGTCATTAATATACCGCTggttaattaccaaaaaatagttattttattgatctggaaaaataaaagtttccTCTATCCTTTTGTTCAGTACggaaaagaataaataaataaataaataagaacaaGTCATCGTTTATATCTTGCTCTGCgcatttgaccaaaaaaataaagctttGCGCATAGCGACTTGATTTTTCTGATGACATTTGGTAAGACAGGAGAAGTGATGAGTTCTGCAGAGCTGGCTACATCCAAATAACGCTCTCCACTCTCTAATGGTCGAAATTCTGCGGTGCGTTCAAtaatcatctctctctccatcaGATCGAATTCCTCCAGCATCGCGCAGTAACAAAGGAGATCTCATGGAATCAGCTGGTCACCTACTTCAGTCTTCAATAATCTTTGATGTGATTTATcgcttttcaattttgaatgtgatcttgattatttgttttgattttcaacTTGCTTATTCTTCTCGATTGTATATGCATCTCCATGTATATGTAGTGGTGTTGCAAGATTATATACTCTTAGTTTTCATTCTTGCTTACAAGCTTTGTATTTCATCTTCCTGTGTTTGGGGCATTTCAAATCGGAAAATACTTCAGCCTTATACACACACATGTATATGTAAACTTAAACATCTCAACACTGTGAATcttgtattttaaattgaaattgaaatttgatttttggtcTTGCATAAGCAATAAATGCGAATAGTTGTTTTTCACTTGTTAGAGAATATCTGGGTGTGTATAAATATCATATACACACACTTATATGTTCTCTTTCTTTACAAGATTGCTtatgtttctgtttttattttaaatgtttataCTTATAGTTTTTCTTTCAGGTGGTGGTACAATGGAGACATCTGTTATAGTTGTGACATTGGATACTGGTGAAGTGTATATAATTGTGAGCTTGTCTTCTAGGCTTGACACTCAGGTCATACATGTTGACCCCACAACTGGTGCACTTCGCTACAATGCGAAGCCAGGATTCGATGTCTTCAAATCCGAAAAGGAAGCTTTGGATTACATTACAAATGGGTCGCACTGGTTGCGTAAGAGTACGACTTATGCTCATGCAATATTGGGTTATGCTGCTTTGGGCAGCTTTGGGATGCTTCTTGTGGCTACCAAGTTGACTGCTAGTGTTCCAAATTTGCCGGGTGGAGGGTGTGTGTATACAGTGACTGAGAGCCAATGGATCAAGATTTCACTTCAGAATCCACAACCACAAGGGAAAGGAGAAGTAAAGAATGTTAATGAATTGACTGATCTTGATATTGATGGGAAACACTACTTTTGTGATGCAAGGGACATCACTAGGCCATTTCCTAGCCGTATGTGCTTGCATGAGCCTGATGATGAATTTGTTTGGAATGCCTGGTTCTCGATGCCTTTCAAAAACATTGGGCTGCCACAGCATTGTGTGACACTTCTGCAGGTTTTGCTTCATTCTTGGTATCTTCAAATTGATGCTCATGTGACTCTTATCTTCTTTCACCtgaagtttattttttaaccaTCTGATTTCTAAGCCTACTGCCTCAAATTATTGATGCTGATTTGTTCAAGTCTATGCATTATATGCTCATTATAGCCAATTGTTTCCAATCTGCTTTCACATATACTTATATTTCTATGCAGCTCTGTGAGTATATATTATTACTACTGATTTTTGTTAGTTTGGTTaggaattttgttgttttacccaaatttctttttattacaGTTTTCTTTGTGATTTCTGATCACAGTTTTATACCGGCACTACaattataagaaattaaatttcGGTTAAGATCTTAAGATAGCATATGGAATTATGTGGTTAGATGTAAAGTTAACCTGTTCATACTGTTCTCTTACTTGATATTAATGTGTAGGGTTTTGCAGAATGTCGAAGTTTTGGAACCTTAGGGAAACTAGAAGGGATTGTCGCTCTCATAGCTCGTCGTAGCAGGCTGCATCCTGGTACTCGATACTTGGCTAGGGGATTAAATTCATGTTTTAGCACAGGTAACATGACACTTTGAAGTTATTAACAAATCtcaagtttttcttcttcaaaacaTACCCATGGTTGTGGCATTTTGTCATTAACTACAGCatagttcctcaaaatattgAGAACAGAAAGTAATATAGAAAAAACAacatatgaatttttttgtttatgcaaATTTTTGATCCATGTTATTTCGTTTTCATTTGGTTTgtatacttttgtttttgttttgcttattTAGTTGTAAGAATGTACTTTCTGAATACAGATTATTCTCCTCTTACttctttatgttttaattgaatttttcatACTTACGAAGAATGTGAGTCTGACAGGAAATGAAGTGGAGTGTGAGCAAATTGTGTGGGTCCCTAGAAGGGCTGGTCAAACTGTTCCTTTTAACACATACGTATGGCGACGGGGCACAATTCCAATCTGGTGGGGTGCAGAGTTAAAGATAACTGCTGCAGAAGCAGAAATATACGTTTCAGATCGTGACCCTTATAAAGGGAGTTCTGAGTACTACCAGAGGTTGAGTAAACGGTATGATGCACGAAATTTAGATGTAGCTGATGGCGGGAGTCAGAATAGAAAAGCGTTGGTTCCAATTGTCTGCATCAACTTGCTTAGGAATGGAGAAGGAAAATCGGAATGCATTTTAGTTCAGCATTTTGAAGAATCTTTAAACTACATCAGGTCAACAGGAAAACTTCCGTATACCCGaattcatttaataaattatgattGGCATGCCAGTATAAAGTTAAAAGGTGAACAGCAAACCATCGAAGGATTATGGAAACATTTAAAAGCACCCACTGTTTCTATAGGCATTTCTGAAGGAGATTTTTTGCCTTCACGAGAAAGAATTAAGGAATGCAGAGGAGAAATTATCTGCAATGATGACTTTAAAGGTGCCTTCTGCTTAAGATCACATCAAAATGGTGTGATACGTTTCAACTGTGCTGATTCTTTGGATAGGACAAATGCTGCAAGTTATTTTGGCTCCCTCCAGGTTTTTGTAGAGCAGTGCAGGCGGCTTGGTATATCACTTGATAGTGATTTGGCATATGGTTATCAGTCAATGACTAATTATGGTGGCTATATTGCTCCTTTGCCACCAGGCTGGGAGAAGAGATCTGATGCAGTAACAGGGAAAACATTTTATATTGATCACAATACTAGGACCACAACATGGATGCATCCATGTCCTGATAAGCCTTGGAAGAGATTTGATATGGCGTTTGAGGAGTTCAAGAGGACAACAATTTTACCACCAGTATCCCAGCTTGCTGATCTTTTTCTGCTTGCGGGTGATATTCATGCAACACTTTATACTGGTTCTAAAGCTATGCATAGCCAAATCCTCAGCATTTTCAACGAAGATGCAGGAAAGTATAAACAATTTTCTGCAGCACAGAATATGAAAATCACTTTGCAGAGGAGATATAAAAATGCAGTTGTAGACAGCTCTCGTCAAAAGCAACTGGAAATGTTCCTTGGAATGCGACTATTCAAGCATCTTCCATCAGTTTCTTTTCACCCTCTTAATGTATGTTATTCTGAGACTTGTCTGGATCAATTGTAGTGataataatttcatttatatCTCTATGCTTCTTTTTGAGCTTGGCATATCTAGCAAGTTGCAACTACAGCTCTTAACTTGCATAGATTAACTGGCAAGTTTttttattctaagtttgcataACTCTTTAAGGATTGTCACATGGTACGGAGTCACCAGCTGCATATCAGAAGGCCTTTTTGTTACTTGTAACACTCAGCAGAGGATTTTTATCTGTTTAGGAAACACTCCAATTATTCTAGTTTTGGCATTGGATTTAAACTGCGGACTGGTGACTGTTCACAAAGTGTTGGCTTTCCCTGGAAAGTTCCTTTCAGTCTTGGTTTTAGAGCTGatcatatttaatatttaactTGACCTTTGCATTTTGAATTTcagttttcatttgttttcctGTATACCATCATAGCATTAGGTCTCTCAACTTAGCATTATGCATGCTGATATTGCAGGTAGTCTCTCGACCATCCGGTTTCTTTCTTAAGCCAGTTGCTAACATGTTTCCAAGTTCCAATGGTGGAGCCAGTCTTCTGAGTTTCAAGAGAAAAGATCTAGTCTGGgtacttttcttttcagttttcatTGCATGGAACATTGGACTGTACCATAATGGTCTTTTCTGGTGAATCCTTTTATGTTTCttcatttaaattattttccatgAATTTACCAATTCTTATTTGGAATAGTTTTTATGACACAGGTTTGCCCACAGGCCGCAGACGTGATTGAACTTTTTATCTATCTAGGTGAACCTTGCCATGTTTGTCAGCTTCTTCTCACAATATCCCATGGTGCAGATGATTCAACCTATCCGTCAACAGTTGATGTAAGGACGGGACGCTCTTTAGATGGGCTAAAACTGGTCTTGGAGGTCTGTAATCTTTCTTCCACTTCACCTAcaactttaattttctctgAACTTGATTTTAATGTAGAATTGATGGTCCCAGATATCTAGCTAAAATAGGATGAGGATCCTTTTAGTTCCTATGTAATGTAATGACTAACAACTAGATTAAGCCATGAATTGCAAGGGCGTCATCTAGTTCCTAAAACTAAactatgtaaaataaaaaagaaattcatggCTCTGGTTCgggtattttttttagtttctttactgTTGTGCATAACGGGGGAATCTACTTGTGGGAAGTTAATATAATTTCTCCTATAGTTTCTAATCTTTTATTGGATTCTGATGACAGGGTGCGTCAATACCTCAGTGTGTAAATGGAACAAACCTTTTGATACCCTTACCAGGGCTAATTAGTCCAGAGGATATGGCTGTAACTGGAGCTGGTGCACGCCTTCATGCTCAAGATACATCTACCCTTCCATTACTGTATGATTTTGAAGAACTGGAAGGAGAACTTGACTTCCTTACTCGTGTAGTTGCCCTTACATTTTATCCTGCTGTCTCTGGAAGAAGCCCTATCACTCTTGGTGAGGTAGAAAGCAACTTTTGGAATCATTAATTGATATGTCATTGTCATTGTCTTTGGTTCACGACCGTTCCATTAGTTATTTAAGCTCTGAATGGTAGCTCTAGCTTGGTTGAAGCTTAGGccatttggtttttttggcaCATGATATAGTAGAGGATCCATGAatgttgcaaatttgcaattaAATCTATTCTCTATATGTGTGCATGTATTATCTTATGTTCTGTATCTGGTTGACTTTTGCTCAATCTCAGATTTATTAGGTTTGATCCTTGTATTCAGTTTTGTGGCAAATATTCTTGGTCCATAACTTTTCAAAACTCTGATGTGGAAGAGAGTCTACTAATTTATCTTAGTCCAGTATTCTAGTGGGATGTGGTTTTGCAAAAACTGCTAGTGGATGATAATTCttttatgaatttgtttgTAGATAGAAGTCCTTGGAGTTTCTCTTCCTTGGAGGGGTGTATTTACTAACGAAGGCCCTGGTGCAACATTACCTGAACATACTAGAAAAATTCAGAATGAAACCAATCCTTTCTCCTCTGGGTTAGATACGAATCCATTTTCCGGTGcttcttctaatgaaaatgtGCCACCACCAGTGCAACCAAGTGCATCTGGCAACAATTTGGTTGACCTATTGACTGGAGAGGTAATGCTTTCAGAACACGTTGCTCAGCCAGTGATAGGAAATACTGAGGACAAGGGAGGTGACTTGCTTGATTTCTTGGACCAAGCTATTGTTGAATATCATGGTGCTGAAACTGATCATAAATTCCCTTCATCGCATGATGGAAGGTCTCCAGATAGCAGTTCCCAGAAGTATATTGATTGTTTGAAATCCTGTGCTGGGCCACATATGGTATGATACTAACTCTTCTGTTATTTCCTTGAACCACTATGCTATATCGTGCTTTATCCTTATAAATTATGTTCAAGGAAGTTCTTTGAAATCCTTCTCTTCAAAAgcatttaatcaatttaatttttaaaatctcatATACGATGTTTCCATGTCTTGACTCAATCTCTTTGTTGAGGTTATTGTGTTTCAATGTTGGTATCCGATcactttttttcatttgaaatttatttctGTCACTTCTAGCTTTACATCCATAATTTTTAAGTCTTTGCATTTGTTGGCAGTATAGATATCAAGTAAGCTTTTTATGACACTCTGCTCAGGATAACCCTCACTTTTTCTGACTTCATAAATTGCTTCTTAGACCCTTTCACGCTCCAAGTAGCTAAGCCTCTTGAAGTGTGACTTTATATTGTTTCAATGCATCGGCCTGGCTTGTTGAACAAAACATCCCTAAAGGTCAAACAAGGTTCCTACTTTGATGGATTAGGTCAGCCCAACCCAGTCTATTGACGACCTCTATTGTTTGCAGGAAAGAAAACTAGACTTCATGGGAGCTATGAAACTTGAAATTGAACGTCTCCGGCTGAACATTTCTGCTGCTGAAAGGGATAAAGCTTTATTATCAATAGGAACTGATCCTGCTACTATAAACCCTAACGTTTTACTTGATGAACGATACATGGGAAGATTGTGCAGAGTTGCAAACTCCCTTGCACTGCTTGGACAAGCTTCCTTGGAAGACAAAATCACATCTGCTGTTGCTCTTGAGACAACTGATGATAATGTGATAGATTTCTGGAATATAACTAGATTTGGGGAGTGCTGTTATGGTGGCACGTGTGAGGTGCGTGCTGAAACTAATGCACCTACACACGCCTCGTTTATGGAATCATCAGCAGGAGTTCCTCTGTCTGTCTTGTTATGTTCCCAATGTGAAAGGAAAGTTTGTAAAGTTTGTTGTGCTGGGAGAGGGGCCCTTCTGGTTGCAGGCTATGGCTCAAGGGAGGCCAATGGTGTGGTAAGTCAGGGGGGATCAAGCCATGGTTTCCAGGTTGATGTATCCACAAATCGTTCAGTAGTGTTGGATAGTGTTATTTGCAAAAGATGCTGCAATGATATTGTGCTTGATGCGTTGATCTTGGACTACGTCAGGGTCTTGATTAGCATGAGGAGAAGTGCCCGTGCAGATTCTGCTGCGCATGAGGCCTTGAACCAGGTGATTGGATTTTCGTTAAAGAATTCTCTTTCTGAAAGGAAGCATTCTTCTGATAGACAGGGAGCTATTAAAGTTCAGCAACAATTACTTGATGGAGAGGAATCCCTAGCAGAGTTTCCGTTCGCCAGCTTTTTACACTCGGTAATGTTTTGGCATATATTACGCTCTTGTTTCAGGCTTCCCACAGCAGATTTGTGTCTTATTGCTATGTCTATGTGCTATCCGGATTATATTGTTGTTGTTACCACTGTAGGTTGAAACGGCGGCCGATTCAGCACCTTTCTTGTCATTGCTTGCTCCGCTTGATTGTGGACCACGACATTCATACTGGAAAGCTCCTCCTAGTGCCACCTCTGttgaatttattattgttcttggtagcctttctgatgtTAGTGGGATTGTTTTGCTTATTAGTCCATGTGGTTATTCTGAGGCTGATGCTCCCACCGTAAGTTGTCCTCTATACACTCTCTTATCTATTGAAATTTggtaaatgaaaagtcatcaGTTTTTGATATGTTTCCCTTATAGTAGGCTTACTGTGACTTAATAGCGAATAATCccttaaaataattttgaaatgcCAAATGTGTCAGAAATCTTGCTTTGTAGTAGATTGTTGCTTTTGCTCCTAAATTTATTTAGCAACAACAGATTGTTAAATTTTGCAACTTTTTAtgctgcaccttcattgcttTCTGTACATTCTGTTTTGACTAATTCACTCCTGTTGTTAGTACAGATTCAGATCTGGGCCAGCAATAAAATACACAAGGAAGAAAGGTCATGCATGGGAAAATGGGATGTGCAGTCCCAGATCATATCTTCCTCTGACTATTATGGACCAGAAAAGTTGGTTAGAGAAGACGAAGTACCTAGGCATGTGAAGTTTGAATTCAGGAATCCAGTTAGATGCCGCATTCTTTGGATAACATTACGTCTTCAGCGACCTGGTTCTAGTTCTCTTAATTTGGGGAACTTGAATCTGTTGTCTCTTGACGAAAATCCATTTGCAGAAGTAACTCGGCGTGCCTCTTTTGGGGGAGAAGTTGACAGAGACCCCTGTATTCATGCCAGAAGGATACTGGTAGTAGGAAGCCCCGTAAATAAAGAGATGGCAGATACATCAGCACAAGGCTCAGATCAGATGAATTTGAAAGGCTGGCTGGAGAGAGCTCCACCACTAAATAGATTTAGGGTAACATATCATGCTTAGCTGcttaattcaatcaaaattCTTGCTTCCTTATTGAATTTGTATCATGGGCAAATtcattttttgtcattttttgttcttccagGTTCCGATTGAGGCTGAGAGGCTGTTGGACAATGATATTGTTTTGGAACAATATTTATCCCCTGCTTCACCTTTGCTTGCTGGATTTCGTCTTGATGCTTTTGGTGCAATAAAGCCTCTGGTTACCCATTCACCCTCTTCAAATGCGCAGATCTGGGATATGTCAGCAAGACTTGTAGATGAGAGACACATCTCTCCAGCCGTGCTTCATATACAAGTATCTGTTGTCCAGGTACTCACTAGACCTGCTTTATTGTTATGCTATTGGTGAGGATGAAGCGGGGTCAGGTAGGGTATTTCCATGTGGCTCAATTAGCCCAATGAGTATGAAGACGTTAAAATGCACATCCACGTCAGTTTAGCGAAATTTATAGCATTTATCATATTGGAAAATCAATATTGTATATTATAAGTTTCTTTCTGTGATAACgtggatgaatttcaaagtCCATTTGAACTTATTGGAGAGAATAATTATTACAGGAACCCCACAGCTTGGTAACGATTGCAGAATATCGGTTGCCAGAGGCTAAGGCTGGAACACCTATGTACTTTGATTTCCCCCGAGAGATACAAACCCGTAGAATCACATTTAAACTTCTTGGAGATATTACAGCATTTGCAGACGACCCAGCAGAACAGGATGATCCCAGTTCTAGAGTTCTACCAGTGGCAGCAGGCTTGTCACTGTCCAATAGAATCAAGTTGTATTACTATGCTGATCCATACGAACTTGGAAAATGGGCAAGCCTTTCAGCAGTTTGAATTATAGTGTTGCTGTAACAGGGGGGAGGGGGGCAAAGAAAGGGGTTTTGGGTCTTTGAGGATTGATTTTTGATCGATTTTGTGGCTGTgtattcttcttcaatttgttttgattttttccttcttgtaaTGTTATTATATTATCATTCATTGATGTAATAATATCAGTAGTGTTGTTTATCTTTTTCGTTGAGATAAGATCATCTGTAGTGTTAGGGAATCAGAAACGTCTGTCTCTATTGTCCAAGTCCGGTGAGATTATGTTATGTTGTTCAAAACCTAGTGTGTATTTGGAGCCAAAGAACCTTGTAAACTGACTTGTTTGGTTGGGCTAATTAGTTGATGGGATTCGATTGTGGCATTTtctaatgtttttcttttctttccttttttaatcaaatcttGAATGTAAGATAAAAGGCTTCGGATGCAAACGACATTTTAACAGGCGAAGAACAAACTTGTTCATTTCCGTTAGGCCACAAGAGATGAGTGAATTTGTGACACTCACCGCGGGGCTTCTTCTAGCATTGTCAATCCCAATGCTTTCATGGGTGGATGTCAGTGGGGGTGGCACTGTAGTAGCCGGCAAAGGTCCTCTTGCCCTTGGGCCTTGTTCTTCATCCTCACTTTCCGGCCATTGATTTAAGTCTATGACAAGAATCTTGTTTTGAGTTTGCTTACCTATGTACGTTATGATTAATTATGTTATTATCTGTTCCTATTATAAATTAAGACTGGACGGACACACAATAATTGTAGATGAGATATTCAAcaagaacatatatatatttaatcaCTTTAAAATACAACCAGTGACAGTCGACAGGGAGGGTTCACACTTGATTGGTgttgtttcatttatttaattactttaaaatACAGGGTACTCTATAGATGTCAGGCAAGCTTGCATAGTCTTGCCTAaccaataataatataattgaaaTCAAAGACCACAGAAGTTGTTAACACAAACCCTGTAGTTTTGACCGAGCTGTGAGGCCAGATATTGAAGATGGTTCAATGGCTTATATCGTAAAGGGTGTTGATCATCGATGAGCTCCTCCGGCACACTTATGGTTCCACTGTGAAATGTCGAAAGCAACACCGAGTATCTCACTTCCTTGTCCCTCATCATCACTCGATGCACGCAAGGTTTTATTCTGTCATTGCTCCACACCTGGAAGCCATCGCCGGTCATGAATATAAACGAATTAGGCGATGCATCAAAAGGAACCCATTCACCGTTTGCAATCTTCACCTCCAAGCCATTGACATGATTCTGATGAATTATGGTGGTGAGGTTCATGTCAGTGTGCTCAGGAAGCGCCATGTGCTCCTTACCTGCTGCTCCTGCTCCATCATATTTGTGCAGTCGCAGTACATAATCAGTTGCTCCAATATGACTCTCGCACAATTTGTTGTCCACGCCATAGTGTTCAAATATCATTCTCGTCAGTGTCTCATCTAGCCTCACCACCACTTCCGCATACCCATCAGCACTTTCACTACGTAtattattaattcattaaCTAACTAAACCAAGATTAACATGCATGTAATTAATTCCTCAATTCCCACAACTTACGAGAAGTTAGGATGATTTCCACTGGGCCAAAAGAGGTTGGCGAAGTTGTGAATTGCTTGAGGGTTTGTTGGATCATCGATCCCCAAGCCTTC
Above is a genomic segment from Prunus dulcis chromosome 7, ALMONDv2, whole genome shotgun sequence containing:
- the LOC117633737 gene encoding probable phosphoinositide phosphatase SAC9 isoform X3, giving the protein METSVIVVTLDTGEVYIIVSLSSRLDTQVIHVDPTTGALRYNAKPGFDVFKSEKEALDYITNGSHWLRKSTTYAHAILGYAALGSFGMLLVATKLTASVPNLPGGGCVYTVTESQWIKISLQNPQPQGKGEVKNVNELTDLDIDGKHYFCDARDITRPFPSRMCLHEPDDEFVWNAWFSMPFKNIGLPQHCVTLLQGFAECRSFGTLGKLEGIVALIARRSRLHPGTRYLARGLNSCFSTGNEVECEQIVWVPRRAGQTVPFNTYVWRRGTIPIWWGAELKITAAEAEIYVSDRDPYKGSSEYYQRLSKRYDARNLDVADGGSQNRKALVPIVCINLLRNGEGKSECILVQHFEESLNYIRSTGKLPYTRIHLINYDWHASIKLKGEQQTIEGLWKHLKAPTVSIGISEGDFLPSRERIKECRGEIICNDDFKGAFCLRSHQNGVIRFNCADSLDRTNAASYFGSLQVFVEQCRRLGISLDSDLAYGYQSMTNYGGYIAPLPPGWEKRSDAVTGKTFYIDHNTRTTTWMHPCPDKPWKRFDMAFEEFKRTTILPPVSQLADLFLLAGDIHATLYTGSKAMHSQILSIFNEDAGKYKQFSAAQNMKITLQRRYKNAVVDSSRQKQLEMFLGMRLFKHLPSVSFHPLNVVSRPSGFFLKPVANMFPSSNGGASLLSFKRKDLVWVCPQAADVIELFIYLGEPCHVCQLLLTISHGADDSTYPSTVDVRTGRSLDGLKLVLEGASIPQCVNGTNLLIPLPGLISPEDMAVTGAGARLHAQDTSTLPLLYDFEELEGELDFLTRVVALTFYPAVSGRSPITLGEIEVLGVSLPWRGVFTNEGPGATLPEHTRKIQNETNPFSSGLDTNPFSGASSNENVPPPVQPSASGNNLVDLLTGEVMLSEHVAQPVIGNTEDKGGDLLDFLDQAIVEYHGAETDHKFPSSHDGRSPDSSSQKYIDCLKSCAGPHMERKLDFMGAMKLEIERLRLNISAAERDKALLSIGTDPATINPNVLLDERYMGRLCRVANSLALLGQASLEDKITSAVALETTDDNVIDFWNITRFGECCYGGTCEVRAETNAPTHASFMESSAGVPLSVLLCSQCERKVCKVCCAGRGALLVAGYGSREANGVVSQGGSSHGFQVDVSTNRSVVLDSVICKRCCNDIVLDALILDYVRVLISMRRSARADSAAHEALNQVIGFSLKNSLSERKHSSDRQGAIKVQQQLLDGEESLAEFPFASFLHSVETAADSAPFLSLLAPLDCGPRHSYWKAPPSATSVEFIIVLGSLSDVSGIVLLISPCGYSEADAPTIQIWASNKIHKEERSCMGKWDVQSQIISSSDYYGPEKLVREDEVPRHVKFEFRNPVRCRILWITLRLQRPGSSSLNLGNLNLLSLDENPFAEVTRRASFGGEVDRDPCIHARRILVVGSPVNKEMADTSAQGSDQMNLKGWLERAPPLNRFRVPIEAERLLDNDIVLEQYLSPASPLLAGFRLDAFGAIKPLVTHSPSSNAQIWDMSARLVDERHISPAVLHIQVSVVQEPHSLVTIAEYRLPEAKAGTPMYFDFPREIQTRRITFKLLGDITAFADDPAEQDDPSSRVLPVAAGLSLSNRIKLYYYADPYELGKWASLSAV